The DNA window CAGCGTGTGCGCCGGAGGAGCGGCCGCGTCGATCTGCGTTGTCTGCGTGAATCCCGCGATCGGGCGGGATTCCCTTTCAGTCTACCGGTACCACTGACATGAATGGGGGTTTGCCGGTACCTGAGTCCGCATGTGCCGCCCTGAACCTCCACCTTCCGACTCCCCATATCCGGGACGGGGCTCAAAGAGGCTCACACGGGCATCCAGCGCTTCGGCCTGTCAACCTCTCACTACCGTGAGGGACACCACCTGTCACCCTGCCCCCAGCGGGCTGCCGACGGCGCACCGCGGCCGTCCCCGGCGGCGTTCGAGACGGGGGTCTTGGGTGTGGGGCACGGGTGCGGGATGGGGGGCGAGGGCGGGGGGTGTGGATGCGGGGTGGTGTGCGCGGGCTCGGATCGGAGCCCACGCCCGCGCGGCCGGGCCGGCTCCGAAGGCCGCGGGCTCGTGTCCCGCCCGCAGCTCGGCCTGAGGCCCGGGGGGCTGGTGGGGCCGGGGGCCGACCGGGGCCGACCGGTAGCCGGCGGGGGGAGCCTGCTACCCGTACGTGTCCCCCGGACCCGTACTGCCAGGCGCCCGCCAGGGCCCGTAGCCCTTCGGCCGGCCGCCGCCGGGGCCCCGTACCTTGATCAGCCGGACCGTCCCCTGCCCCAGGTCCGCGTTCAACCGCGCGACCAGCTGCGGGGCCAGCAGCTTCAGCTGCGCCGCCCACGCCGAGGAATCGCACCGGACCATCAGCTCACGGTCCTCGTACCGCTCCGGCTCGCAGTGCGCCGCGATGTCCGGCCCGACGATCTCGGGCCAGCGCTCCATCACGCCCGCCACCGCCATCGGCATCTCCCAGCCGCGCTCCGTGCGCAGCCGGTCCAGCGCCGCCATCAGCGGCATCGGGTCCCGGCCGTCCGCCCGCGCGCCCGAGCGCAGCCCCGGACCCTGCTGGCGCTTGCGGCCGCCCGCCGCGTTCCCCCGGGCCCGGGCCTGCTCCCGCGCCGCGGCCAGCGCCTGCCGGGCCAGATCCACCCCGGAGGGCTCCGGGGCCCTGCGGGACTCGTCCCGCGGTTCCTTGTCCTGATCGCTCACAGCCGGGTCACCTCACCGCCGGACACCCCGAACCGCGCCCCCGCCAACACACCCGGAACGTCATCGTCCACCGCCGCCGTCACCAGCACCTGCTCGCCCGGCGCGACCAGCTCGGCCAGCCGCTCCCGCCGCCGCGCGTCCAGCTCCGCGAAGACGTCGTCCAGGATCAGCACCGGCTCCGCGCCCTCCGAGCGCAGCAGCTCGTACGAGGCCAGCCGCAGGGCCAGCGCGTACGACCACGACTCCCCGTGGCTCGCGTATCCCTTCGCCGGCAGCTCGCCCAGCCGCAGCAGCAGGTCGTCGCGGTGCGGACCGACCAGCGTCACACCCCGCTCGATCTCCTGCCTGCGCACCTCCGCCAGGGCCGCGAGCAGCACCTCGTAGAGCGCCTCGCGGCTCCGCGCCGACCCGCTGTCCACCGGCTCGCCCGCCGAGGACCTGTAGGCGAGCCCCAGCGGTCCGCCGCCGGGCGCGAGCTGCTCGTACGCCTTGTCCGCCAGCGGCAGCAGCGTCGCGATCAGGTCGAGGCGCTGCGCCAGCAACTCCGCGCCGACGCGCGCCAGGTGCTGGTCCCACACGTCCAGGGTCGACAGGTCCATCGACCGGCCGCCGTGCCGGCGGGCCATCGCCGCCGACTTCAGCAGGGTGTTGCGCTGCTTCAGCACCCGCTCGTAATCCGAGCGGACCGCCGCCATCCGCGGCGAGCGGGCCGTGACGAGCTCGTCCAAGAACCGGCGCCGCTCGCCCGGGTCGCCCTTCACCAGTGCCAGGTCCTCCGGCGCGAACAGCACCGTCCGGACGATCCCCAGCACGTCCCTCGGCCTGACCTGCGAGGACCGGTTGATCCGGGCCCGGTTGGCCCGGCCCGGGTTCAGCTCCAGCTCGACCAGCTGCTGGCGCTCGCCCTGGGTGACGGCCGCGCGGATGATCGCCCGGTCCGCGCCCATCCGTACGAGCGGCGCGTCCGAGGAGACCCGGTGGCTGCCGAGGCTCGACAGGTAGCCGATCGCCTCGACGAGGTTGGTCTTCCCCTGGCCGTTGGGACCCACGAAAGCCGTGACGCCCGGGTCGAGGGGAACCTCGGCCCGGGCGTACGAGCGGAAGTCGGCCAGCGAGAGATGCGAAACGTGCATACGGCGCCGACCTCCCCCGGCTTCCTGCTGATCTGTGTGGTGCTGTGTCGTGCTGTGTGCGGCCGCTGGGCCGCACGGTGTCCCTCGCGGCTTACTTCTTCTCCACCGCGTGGCCGCCGAACTGGTTGCGCAGCGCGGCGATCATCTTCATCTGCGGGGAGTCGTCCTGGCGCGACGCGAACCGCGCGAACAGCGAGGCGGTGATCGCCGGCAGCGGGACGGCGTTGTCGATCGCCGCCTCCACCGTCCAGCGGCCCTCGCCCGAGTCCTGGGCGAAGCCGCGCAGCTGCTCGAGGTGCTCGTCCTCGTCGAGTGCGTTCACGGCCAGGTCCAGCAGCCAGGAACGGATGACCGTCCCTTCCTGCCAGGAGCGGAATACCTCGCGGACGTCGGTGACCGAGTCCACCTTCTCCAGGAGCTCCCAGCCCTCGGCGTAGGCCTGCATCATGGCGTACTCGATGCCGTTGTGGACCATCTTCGCGAAGTGGCCCGCACCGACCTTGCCGGCGTGCACGGCGCCGAACTCGCCCTCGGGCTTGAGGGCGTCGAAGATCGGCTGCACGGTCGCGACGTGCTCCTTGTCGCCTCCGTACATGAGGGCGTAGCCGTTCTCGAGGCCCCACACGCCGCCGGAGACGCCGCAGTCGACGAAGCCGATGCCCTTGGCCTTCAGCTCCTCGGCGTGCTTCTCGTCGTCGGTCCAGCGCGAGTTGCCGCCGTCGACCACGATGTCACCCGGCGACAGCAGCTCGGCGAGCTCGTCGACGGTGGACTGGGTGGCCGCACCGGCCGGGACCATGACCCACACCACGCGGGGGGCCTGCAGACCGTCCACAAGCTCCCGCAGGCTGTGGACATCGGCGAGGTCCGGGTTGCGGTCGTATCCGATGACGGTGTGGCCTGCGCGGCGGATGCGCTCGCGCATGTTGCCGCCCATCTTGCCGAGACCGACGAGACCAAGCTCCATCAGGTGGTTCCTTAAGCGTTGTGGCCGTCTTTGCCGGGGCCTCCTGCTTCCCGGAGGACATCCCAGGCCCCGAGCCTACGCCCGGCCGGGTCGCCGGGCGCCATGGGGCGCGCCTGTTCCCGGAGGCCGGGAAAACGCGGTCAGGCCCGGTCTCGCGGCACGCGAAACCGGGCCTGACCTGCGAAGGATCAACCGGAGAGGCGTACCGGCATGATCAGGTACTTGTACGCCTCGTCGGCTTCGGCGTCCACCGCGGGGCGGCCGCTGAGCAGCGCCGGCTTGGTGGACGTGGTGAAGCTGAGCTGGGCCGCGGGCGAGTCGATCGCGCTCAGGCCGTCGAGCAGGAAGGTCGGGTTGAAGGCGATCGAGATGTCGTCGCCCTCCAGCTTGGCGTCGACGCGCTCCACAGCCTGTGCGTCGTCGGAGGAGCCGGCCTCGAGGATCAGCACGCCCTGCTCGAAGCTCAGGCGGACCGGGGTGTTGCGCTCGGCGACGAGGGCCACGCGCTTGACGGCCTCGACGAACGGGGCGGTCTCGATCACGGCGATGGAGTTGAACTCCGTCGGGAAGAGCGTGCGGTACTTCGGCAGGTCGCCTTCGAGGAGGCGGGTGGTGGTGCGGCGGCCGGCGCCCTCGAAACCGATCAGGCCCTCACCGGCGCCGGAGCCGGACAGCGCCAGGGTGACGGTGTCACCGCTGGTCAGGGACTTGGCGGTGTCCAGGAGGGTCTTCGCGGGCACCAGGGCCACTGCGGAGGCGTCCGGGTTCTCCGGCTTCCACAGGAACTCGCGGACCGCGAAGCGGTAACGGTCGGTGGAGGCCAGGGTGACGCGGTCGCCCTCGATCTCGATGCGCACACCGGTCAGCACGGGCAGCGTGTCGTCGCGGCCGGCGGCGATGGCGACCTGGGCGGCGGCGGAGGCGAAGACCTCACCGGGCACGGTGCCGGTCGCGGTCGGCATCTGCGGCAGCGCCGGGTATTCCTCCACAGGCAGGGTGTGGAGTGTGAATCGCGAGGAGCCGCAGACCACGGTCGCCCGTACACCGTCTGTGGAAATCTCCACCGGGCGGTTGGGGAGAGCGCGGCAGATGTCGGCGAGGAGCCGGCCGGAGACGAGGACCGTGCCGTCCTCCTCGACGTCCGCCTCGACGGAGACGCGGGCGGAGACCTCGTAGTCGAAGCCGGAGAGGCTGAGGGTGCCCTCTTCGGCCTTCAGCAGCAGGCCCGCGAGAACGGGCACCGGCGGCCGGGCCGGGAGGCTACGGGCAGCCCAGGCCACCGCCTCCGCGAGTACGTCGCGCTCCACCCGGATCTTCACCGGAACCGCCTCCTGCTGTTGCTCGCTCGTCTGCCGGCCTTCGTCGTCGGCTGGTCGATGGCTCGAGTGCCGGGAACCAGTCTGACGTACGGCGCCGACAGTCGGTGCGGCCGGCGGTCAAGTCGGGAGCGAGGCGGCGGCGAGCCGATCCACCGAGTTGTGCACAGGGCCTGCTTAAAAACCGAAACCGGGCTAACTCTCTATGGGGGTAGTAGTAGGGCCTGTGGAAACGGTGGATAACCCTGTTCTCGCAGCTCAGACCGCGTTTTTTATCCCCACACCCTGTGGGTGGCACCGGTGGACAACCCGGTGTCTCTGTGGAGAACGAAAAGTTCTGCACAGGCCGTCCCCAGACGACCTCGACTACTCCACAGGTGTGTCCCCAGCTTTCCCCCGGTACTCCACAGCCCAAACGTCCACCTCCGTGTGACCGCTTTCACTCGGGGCGGTGAGCGGGGGTGGCGTGTTGCCGAACAGTGGACAACGGTGTGGAGAAGAGGTCCGATCCTGTGCACAGGATCGGCGAACCTGTGGGTTGCCGGTGGACAACCTCGTGGACAGTGCTGTGGATGAATATTTTGTCCACAGCCTGTGGATAGTGTTTGCGCACAATTCCACAGCCTGCTGACCTGGCCTGATGGAACCTCACCCGCCATGCCTGTGGACAGATTGTGGGCGACGGAGCCCGTCCCCAGGGTGTGGACGGCAGAAAGTCCGTGAATCTGTGGATGAGTTGCTCCCACGGGGGCGTATTCGAACAGGTCAGGGGCGCACGGACGAAGAAGGGCGCCCCCGGTGTGGTCCGGGAGCGCCCTCTGACGGTGCGTGGAAGAGCTCGGCGCGGGGTCGCCTCAGCCGTTCTTGATGCGGTTGGTGAGCTCGGTGACCTGGTTGTAGATGGAGCGGCGCTCCGCCATGAGGGCGCGGATCTTGCGGTCGGCGTGCATGACCGTGGTGTGGTCGCGCCCGCCGAACTGGGCCCCGATCTTGGGCAGGGACAGGTCGGTGAGCTCCCGGCACAGGTACATGGCGATCTGCCGGGCGGTGACCAGGACCCGGCTGCGCGAGGAGCCGCACAGGTCGTCCACGGTGAGCCCGAAGTAGTCGGCGGTTGCCGCCATGATGTCGGTCGCCGTGATCTCCGGCGCACTGTCCTCGCCGCCCGGGATCAGGTTCTTGAGGACGTCCTCGGTCAGGCCCAGGTCGACCGGCTGCCGGTTGAGGCTCGCGAAGGCCGTGACCCGGATCAGCGCCCCCTCCAGCTCGCGGATGTTGCGCGAGATGCGGGAGGCGATGAACTCCAGTACCTCCGGCGGGGCGTTGAGCTGCTCCTGGACCGCCTTCTTGCGCAGGATCGCGATGCGGGTCTCCAGCTCGGGCGGCTGGACGTCGGTGATCAGGCCCCACTCGAAGCGGTTGCGGAGCCGGTCCTCGAGGGTGACGAGCTGCTTGGGCGGCCGGTCCGAGGAGAGCACGATCTGCTTGTTGGCGTTGTGGAGTGTGTTGAAGGTGTGGAAGAACTCCTCCTGCGTCGACTCCTTGCTCGCGAGGAACTGGATGTCGTCGACGAGCAGGATGTCCATCTCGCGGTAGCGCTTGCGGAACGCGTCGCCCTTGCCGTCGCGGATGGAGTTGATGAACTCGTTGGTGAACTCCTCGGAACTCACGTACCGCACGCGGGTGCCGGGGTACAGGCTCCGCGCGTAGTGCCCGATGGCGTGCAGCAGATGGGTCTTGCCGAGTCCCGACTCCCCGTAGATGAAGAGCGGGTTGTACGCCTTCGCGGGTGCCTCGGCGACGGCCACCGCGGCGGCGTGCGCGAAGCGGTTGGAGGCGCCGATGACGAAGGTGTCGAACAGGTACTTGGGGTTCAGCCGGGCGGTCGGCTCGAGCGGGCCCGAGGTGGAGCCGCCGGACGGCGCCGGGGCGGCCGAGGGCCGGCCGGGTGCCTGGCGGGGCGAGGGCTGCTCGTACTGCTGCTGTTCGTACTTCTGCTGCTCGTATTGATGGGAGGGCCGCGACTGGTGCTGCTGCTGGGAGTCGTACGGGGACTGCTCGTACTGCTGCTGGTCGTAGGAGCCCTGGTCGTAGGCCGGGGGCTCGGACTGCTGGAGGTAGCCCGGCTGCGGGGAGGCGTACGGGTCGCGCTCGGGGAAGCTGCCGAGCCGGGGCTGCTGCCATCCGTAGTCGTCCTGCTGGCCGCCCCGGGGCCAGGCGCCGGGCTCGGAGCGCTGCTGCTGGTAGTCCGGGTAGGCGGGGCGGGCGGTGGGGAGCTGGTCGTCCGAGGAGCCGCCCGGGCCGCCGGGCCGCTGGCCGGGATACGGCTCGTAGGCGCCCTGCTGCTGGGTGGTCGGTGCGGGGGGCGAGGAGTCGCCGGCGGAGTCGTCCACGGTGATGGCGATCCGGATGGGACGGCCGCACTCGCGGCTGAGGGCGTCGCTGATCAGCGGGGCGAGGCGGCCCTCGAGGACGCGCTTGCCCCACTCGTTGGGGACGGCGAGCAGCGCGGTGTCGGCGACGAGTGCCAGGGGCTGGCAGCGTTCGACCCACTGCTTGTCCTTGGGCTCGATCCCCGGCTGTCCCTCCCCGAGGAGCTTTTCGAGCACCCTTGGCCACACTGCGGCAAGATCGGCAGGTACGTCAGCCACAGAGCACGCTCTCTCACAGGGGTCCCACGAATGTGTGGTTCTTTGGGACGGTCGGGAACAAAAAATCCGGGATCAGACAACGGTAGTCAGGCCAGCGGGTACGGTTCAAGTCGTTGTCCACAGCCTGTGCACAGTGTGGGGCAGCGTCGGCTCGGTTTGACCGGATGGCGTAGCCGCGCGTACCGTAACGAGGTCGAGTTGTCGATGGCTGCTGCCGCCTGCCTACCGATGGGCGAAGATCACTGACCGTGATCGTTTAGCGGTGCCACTCGGGCGAACACGCGAGTTTCCTCGTGGGCGCACGGTGACAGCCAGGCGATGTCCCGCCACAACGATTTCATTCTCTGGAGCCCCCGAGTGAGCAAGCGCACCTTCCAGCCGAACAACCGCCGTCGTGCCAAGACCCACGGCTTCCGCCTGCGGATGCGTACCCGCGCCGGTCGCGCGATTCTCGCGAACCGCCGTGGCAAGGGCCGCGCCGCCCTTTCCGCGTAACAACACGCAGGTCGTGACGTCGTGCTGTCTCCCGAGAATCGGCTGAGGCGGCGCGAGGACTTCGCGAGCGCGGTACGCCGAGGTCGCCGGGCTGGTCGCCCGCTCCTCGTCGTCCACCTACGTACAAGCGGTGCAACGGACCCGCACGAGTCGGGGGAGATCGATCCCTCGACGCGTGCGGGTTTCGTCGTCAGCAAAGCTGTCGGCAACGCCGTCATACGTAACCGGGTGAAACGCCGTCTGCGCCATCTGGTCCGGCAGCGGCTGTCCCAGCTGCCCGCCGGTAGCCTGATGGTGGTACGTGCGTTGCCCGGAGCGGGCGATGCCGGCCCCGACGAGCTGGCCCGGGACCTGGATGCCGCTCTGGTGCGGCTCCTGGGAGGCGTGGCTCGATGAAGTACCCGCTGCTCGCTTTGATCAAGCTGTACCAGTGGACGATCAGTCCGCTGCTCGGGCCGGTGTGCCGCTACTACCCCTCGTGCTCGCACTACGGGTACACGGCCATCGACCGGCATGGTGCGGTGAAGGGGACGGTTCTGACCGCCTGGCGGATCCTGCGGTGCAATCCGTGGTCCCCGGGTGGTGTGGACCACGTCCCACCTCGTAAACGCCCGCGTTGGCACGAGCAGCTGCGCAGTGCGTTGCGTAGATCTCGCAATGCTCAAGGAGCCTGATTAGTGGACACGATTGCCAGTCTGTTCAGCTTTATCACCACACCCGTTTCGTGGATCATCGTCCAGTTCCACAAGCTGTACGGGGCGATCTTCGGTGCGGACAGTGGGTGGGCCTGGGGCCTGTCCATCGTGTCCCTGGTGGTCTTGATCCGTATCTGCCTGATCCCGCTCTTCGTGAAGCAGATCAAGGCGACGCGCGGCATGCAGGCGCTCCAGCCGAAGATGAAGGCGATCCAGGAGCGCTACAAGAACGACAAGCAGCGTCAGTCCGAAGAGATGATGAAGCTGTACAAGGAGACGGGTACCAACCCGCTCTCCTCGTGCCTTCCCATCCTGGCGCAGTCCCCGTTCTTCTTCGCGCTCTACCACGTGCTGGCCAACATCGCCGACGGCAAGAAGATCGGCGCGATGGACCAGCAGCTGGTCGACAGCGCCCGTGAGGCCAAGATCTTCGGTGCGCCCATCGCCGCGAAGTTCATGGACAGCCCGGAGAAGGTCGAGGCTCTGGGAGCCTCCCTGACGGACGTCCGGATCGTGACCGCCGTCATGATCGTCCTGATGTCGCTGTCGCAGTTCTACACCCAGCGTCAGCTGATGCAGAAGAACGTCGACCTGTCGGTCAAGACGCCGTTCATGCAGCAGCAGAAGATGCTGATGTACATCTTCCCCGTGATCTTCGCGGTCATGGGCATCAACTTCCCCGTCGGTGTCCTCGTCTACTGGATGACCACCAACGTGTGGACCATGGGTCAGCAGATGTACGTGATCAACCAGAACCCGACGCCGGGCAGCATGGCCCAGGACCAGTACCTGACCCGCCTGCTGAAGCACGTCAGCTCGCACGGTGAGCTCAAGAGCCGGGGCAAGAAGAAGGTCGTCGCGGCGATCGTCGCCAAGGGCCCGGACCGCAACGACAACGAGCGCAAGTTCATCTCCGCGCTGACCAAGCAGGGCATGGCCGCTCAGGCGGACGGCTCGGTCATCAAGAGTGCTGAAGCCACCCTCGACTCCGACGCGGCGAGCGGCGGTGTGGCCACGAAGCGGCAGCAGCCCAAGCGGCAGTCGAAGTCGAAGCGTCAGACACCCCCCAGCAAGCCCTCCAAGAAGTAAGAAGGAGTCCCTCCCGTGACGGAAGGCACCACCACCGCCGCCGCTGAGAGTGGCGACACCCTGACCCGCCTCGAGCAGGAGGGTGAGATCGCGGCCGACTACCTTGAGGGTCTGCTGGACATCGCCGACCTGGACGGCGACATCGACATGGACGTCGAGGCCGACCGGGCCGCGGTGTCGATCGTCAGCGACTCGGCCAGCCGCGACCTGCAGAAGCTCGTGGGCCGCGACGGCGAGGTTCTGGAGGCTCTGCAGGAGCTGACCCGCCTCGCCGTGCACCGGGAGACCGGGGACCGCAGCCGGCTGATGCTGGACGTCGCCGGGTTCCGCGCGAAGAAGCGCGAGGAGCTGGCGGCGCTGGGCGCCCAGGCCGCGGCGGACGTGAAGGCGTCCGGCGAGCCCCTGAAGCTGGCCCCGATGACCCCGTTCGAGCGCAAGGTCGTCCACGACGCCGTGGCGGCGGCCGGACTGCGGAGCGAGTCCGAGGGCGAGGAGCCGCAGCGCTTCGTCGTCGTGCTCCCGGCCTGACCGGTAGCGAGAGTGTTCGGCCCCGTCTGTGTCGCAGACGGGGCCGAAGTTTGTCAGCCTGGCATGTGAACGACGCGCCATCTTGAAGACGTGGTTCTTCAGAACCATGCGGTACGGAAGGGACGGTCCCCGTGACGGAGGCAGCAGCTGAGCTTCCCCCGGCGCCTGAAGAGGCGCGCGCGGTGTTCGGTGAGTTTTTCCCGGAAGCTGTGCGCTACGCGGAGCTGCTGGCCGACGCGGGAGTGAAGCGGGGCCTGATCGGGCCGCGCGAGGTGCCGCGGCTGTGGGAGCGGCATCTGCTGAACTGCGCTGTGCTGTCGGAGGTGGTCCCCCAGGGGGTCACCGTGTGCGACGTGGGCTCGGGCGCGGGTCTGCCCGGCATCCCGCTGGCTCTGGTACGGCGTGATCTGAAGATCACGCTGCTCGAGCCGCTGCTCCGGCGGACGACCTTCCTCCAGGAAGCCGTGGAGCTGCTGGGCCTGGACCACGTGACGGTGGTGCGCGGGCGGGCCGAGGAGGTCCTCGGGAAGCTCCAGCCGGTGCACGTGGTGACGGCCCGCGCGGTGGCTCCGCTGGACCGGCTGGCCGGCTGGGGCGTGCCCCTGCTGCGCCCCTACGGGGAGATGCTGGCGCTCAAGGGCGATACCGCCGAGGAGGAGCTGGTGTCGGCGAAGACCGCGCTGACGAAGCTCGGTGTGGTGAAGACCTCGGTGCTGCACGTCGGTGAGGGCGTAGTGGATCCCCTGTCGACGGTGGTGCGCGTGGAGGTCGGGGAGAGCCCCGGCGGGGTGAGGTTCGCGGCCAAGCGGGCCAAGGCGGCCCGGGTGGGCCGCACGCGCCGTCGTCGCTGAATCTCCGATTCTCGGGGTTCGGCGGGAGATTTCACCTGGGTTGGGCCCTATAGGTATGGATTTCGGAGTGTCGTAGCGGCCTGCAGTCTCCGCCCGGGCATCGTGTTTCACGTGAAACG is part of the Streptomyces subrutilus genome and encodes:
- the dnaA gene encoding chromosomal replication initiator protein DnaA, whose amino-acid sequence is MADVPADLAAVWPRVLEKLLGEGQPGIEPKDKQWVERCQPLALVADTALLAVPNEWGKRVLEGRLAPLISDALSRECGRPIRIAITVDDSAGDSSPPAPTTQQQGAYEPYPGQRPGGPGGSSDDQLPTARPAYPDYQQQRSEPGAWPRGGQQDDYGWQQPRLGSFPERDPYASPQPGYLQQSEPPAYDQGSYDQQQYEQSPYDSQQQHQSRPSHQYEQQKYEQQQYEQPSPRQAPGRPSAAPAPSGGSTSGPLEPTARLNPKYLFDTFVIGASNRFAHAAAVAVAEAPAKAYNPLFIYGESGLGKTHLLHAIGHYARSLYPGTRVRYVSSEEFTNEFINSIRDGKGDAFRKRYREMDILLVDDIQFLASKESTQEEFFHTFNTLHNANKQIVLSSDRPPKQLVTLEDRLRNRFEWGLITDVQPPELETRIAILRKKAVQEQLNAPPEVLEFIASRISRNIRELEGALIRVTAFASLNRQPVDLGLTEDVLKNLIPGGEDSAPEITATDIMAATADYFGLTVDDLCGSSRSRVLVTARQIAMYLCRELTDLSLPKIGAQFGGRDHTTVMHADRKIRALMAERRSIYNQVTELTNRIKNG
- a CDS encoding DUF721 domain-containing protein, translated to MSDQDKEPRDESRRAPEPSGVDLARQALAAAREQARARGNAAGGRKRQQGPGLRSGARADGRDPMPLMAALDRLRTERGWEMPMAVAGVMERWPEIVGPDIAAHCEPERYEDRELMVRCDSSAWAAQLKLLAPQLVARLNADLGQGTVRLIKVRGPGGGRPKGYGPWRAPGSTGPGDTYG
- the rnpA gene encoding ribonuclease P protein component — its product is MLSPENRLRRREDFASAVRRGRRAGRPLLVVHLRTSGATDPHESGEIDPSTRAGFVVSKAVGNAVIRNRVKRRLRHLVRQRLSQLPAGSLMVVRALPGAGDAGPDELARDLDAALVRLLGGVAR
- the rsmG gene encoding 16S rRNA (guanine(527)-N(7))-methyltransferase RsmG; translation: MTEAAAELPPAPEEARAVFGEFFPEAVRYAELLADAGVKRGLIGPREVPRLWERHLLNCAVLSEVVPQGVTVCDVGSGAGLPGIPLALVRRDLKITLLEPLLRRTTFLQEAVELLGLDHVTVVRGRAEEVLGKLQPVHVVTARAVAPLDRLAGWGVPLLRPYGEMLALKGDTAEEELVSAKTALTKLGVVKTSVLHVGEGVVDPLSTVVRVEVGESPGGVRFAAKRAKAARVGRTRRRR
- the yidC gene encoding membrane protein insertase YidC, which codes for MDTIASLFSFITTPVSWIIVQFHKLYGAIFGADSGWAWGLSIVSLVVLIRICLIPLFVKQIKATRGMQALQPKMKAIQERYKNDKQRQSEEMMKLYKETGTNPLSSCLPILAQSPFFFALYHVLANIADGKKIGAMDQQLVDSAREAKIFGAPIAAKFMDSPEKVEALGASLTDVRIVTAVMIVLMSLSQFYTQRQLMQKNVDLSVKTPFMQQQKMLMYIFPVIFAVMGINFPVGVLVYWMTTNVWTMGQQMYVINQNPTPGSMAQDQYLTRLLKHVSSHGELKSRGKKKVVAAIVAKGPDRNDNERKFISALTKQGMAAQADGSVIKSAEATLDSDAASGGVATKRQQPKRQSKSKRQTPPSKPSKK
- the gnd gene encoding phosphogluconate dehydrogenase (NAD(+)-dependent, decarboxylating), translated to MELGLVGLGKMGGNMRERIRRAGHTVIGYDRNPDLADVHSLRELVDGLQAPRVVWVMVPAGAATQSTVDELAELLSPGDIVVDGGNSRWTDDEKHAEELKAKGIGFVDCGVSGGVWGLENGYALMYGGDKEHVATVQPIFDALKPEGEFGAVHAGKVGAGHFAKMVHNGIEYAMMQAYAEGWELLEKVDSVTDVREVFRSWQEGTVIRSWLLDLAVNALDEDEHLEQLRGFAQDSGEGRWTVEAAIDNAVPLPAITASLFARFASRQDDSPQMKMIAALRNQFGGHAVEKK
- a CDS encoding protein jag, which translates into the protein MTEGTTTAAAESGDTLTRLEQEGEIAADYLEGLLDIADLDGDIDMDVEADRAAVSIVSDSASRDLQKLVGRDGEVLEALQELTRLAVHRETGDRSRLMLDVAGFRAKKREELAALGAQAAADVKASGEPLKLAPMTPFERKVVHDAVAAAGLRSESEGEEPQRFVVVLPA
- the recF gene encoding DNA replication/repair protein RecF (All proteins in this family for which functions are known are DNA-binding proteins that assist the filamentation of RecA onto DNA for the initiation of recombination or recombinational repair.), with translation MHVSHLSLADFRSYARAEVPLDPGVTAFVGPNGQGKTNLVEAIGYLSSLGSHRVSSDAPLVRMGADRAIIRAAVTQGERQQLVELELNPGRANRARINRSSQVRPRDVLGIVRTVLFAPEDLALVKGDPGERRRFLDELVTARSPRMAAVRSDYERVLKQRNTLLKSAAMARRHGGRSMDLSTLDVWDQHLARVGAELLAQRLDLIATLLPLADKAYEQLAPGGGPLGLAYRSSAGEPVDSGSARSREALYEVLLAALAEVRRQEIERGVTLVGPHRDDLLLRLGELPAKGYASHGESWSYALALRLASYELLRSEGAEPVLILDDVFAELDARRRERLAELVAPGEQVLVTAAVDDDVPGVLAGARFGVSGGEVTRL
- the yidD gene encoding membrane protein insertion efficiency factor YidD, with translation MKYPLLALIKLYQWTISPLLGPVCRYYPSCSHYGYTAIDRHGAVKGTVLTAWRILRCNPWSPGGVDHVPPRKRPRWHEQLRSALRRSRNAQGA
- the rpmH gene encoding 50S ribosomal protein L34, with amino-acid sequence MSKRTFQPNNRRRAKTHGFRLRMRTRAGRAILANRRGKGRAALSA
- the dnaN gene encoding DNA polymerase III subunit beta translates to MKIRVERDVLAEAVAWAARSLPARPPVPVLAGLLLKAEEGTLSLSGFDYEVSARVSVEADVEEDGTVLVSGRLLADICRALPNRPVEISTDGVRATVVCGSSRFTLHTLPVEEYPALPQMPTATGTVPGEVFASAAAQVAIAAGRDDTLPVLTGVRIEIEGDRVTLASTDRYRFAVREFLWKPENPDASAVALVPAKTLLDTAKSLTSGDTVTLALSGSGAGEGLIGFEGAGRRTTTRLLEGDLPKYRTLFPTEFNSIAVIETAPFVEAVKRVALVAERNTPVRLSFEQGVLILEAGSSDDAQAVERVDAKLEGDDISIAFNPTFLLDGLSAIDSPAAQLSFTTSTKPALLSGRPAVDAEADEAYKYLIMPVRLSG